One Persicobacter psychrovividus DNA window includes the following coding sequences:
- a CDS encoding YceI family protein, giving the protein MRYHILVLLLAMSSLLTAFALSNTAEQYTVDTDHSQVKWTGEKVGGSHYGHVAVKEGVLHVADGKIESGLVVLDMSSMVVEDLKGFMKRKLEKHLKSEDFFNVEAYPTATFKIKKVYRQGKQQDEFKVIGDLTIKGITKEIHFPATIALSPTFITAKALITVDRTAFDVRYGSGSFFDDLGNKTIYDDFKLEVNIKANQK; this is encoded by the coding sequence ATGCGCTACCATATTCTTGTTCTCCTATTGGCAATGAGCAGTTTACTGACCGCTTTTGCCCTCTCGAACACTGCGGAACAATATACTGTTGATACGGATCACAGTCAGGTGAAGTGGACGGGGGAAAAAGTAGGCGGCTCCCATTATGGCCATGTGGCTGTAAAGGAAGGCGTGCTGCATGTTGCTGACGGAAAAATAGAAAGCGGCCTTGTGGTATTGGATATGAGCTCGATGGTGGTTGAAGACCTGAAAGGGTTTATGAAGCGCAAACTTGAGAAACATTTGAAATCGGAAGATTTTTTTAATGTGGAGGCTTACCCAACCGCCACTTTCAAAATCAAAAAAGTATATCGTCAGGGAAAACAGCAGGATGAATTCAAGGTAATAGGCGATTTGACGATCAAGGGGATTACCAAAGAGATTCACTTTCCTGCAACCATAGCTTTGTCTCCTACCTTTATTACCGCAAAGGCACTCATTACTGTGGACAGAACCGCTTTTGATGTACGCTATGGGTCGGGAAGCTTTTTTGACGACCTCGGAAATAAGACCATTTATGATGACTTCAAGCTTGAAGTGAACATCAAAGCCAATCAGAAATAA
- a CDS encoding fasciclin domain-containing protein: MNLRKLLFLPALTLLFFLGSCSSIGSLGGSAGSLLSLVQGNPKLSKFMTLTQAAGLSSLLSGSSPITLLAPSDNAFASLGVSKFQDFLSPDNKSMLTDILKNHMVSGSLTAKDMAKEGQLTNLLGSSLDVSGSGKNLSVGGASLLEKDMKAENGMIQMIDKVLMP, from the coding sequence ATGAACTTACGCAAACTGCTCTTTTTACCCGCCCTGACTTTGCTTTTCTTTTTGGGCTCTTGCTCTTCTATCGGAAGCCTCGGAGGATCTGCGGGTTCGTTGCTCTCACTGGTGCAGGGGAATCCCAAACTCTCCAAATTCATGACCCTGACCCAGGCAGCGGGACTTTCAAGCCTGCTCAGTGGCAGTAGCCCCATCACGCTTTTGGCACCAAGCGACAACGCTTTCGCTTCTTTGGGGGTGAGTAAGTTTCAGGATTTTCTAAGTCCTGACAATAAATCGATGCTGACAGATATACTTAAGAACCATATGGTTTCAGGAAGCCTCACCGCTAAAGATATGGCGAAAGAAGGGCAACTGACCAATTTGTTAGGTTCAAGCCTGGATGTTTCTGGCAGTGGGAAAAACCTGAGTGTTGGTGGCGCAAGCTTGTTGGAAAAAGACATGAAAGCTGAAAATGGCATGATACAAATGATTGACAAAGTCCTGATGCCCTAA
- a CDS encoding YitT family protein codes for MTVGIFLHCLGWSAFIIPNKISSGGLTGVSTVIYYATSIPVAYSYLLINVFLIALGIKILGPRFGSRTIYGVLMSSFLFYVMPMVISAPFVKDLFLSVVVGSAMSGFGIALVLSQGGSMGGTDIVAMIVNKYRNISPGRIMLYCDVLIISASFLVLKKVEAVVYAGVIMFVISYMVDLVLTGEKQSVQVMVFSEHEEEIASQISKRFNRGLTVIHGRGYFTNKERQILMIMARKAETNGLLDIITSADPKAFVSVGQVMGVYGEGFEAYRR; via the coding sequence ATGACTGTAGGGATATTTTTACACTGTTTGGGGTGGTCGGCATTTATTATTCCAAACAAGATTTCCAGTGGTGGACTGACGGGGGTTTCGACGGTTATTTATTACGCAACATCAATACCTGTGGCGTATTCTTACCTGTTGATCAACGTGTTTCTGATTGCGTTGGGAATTAAAATTTTGGGACCCCGGTTTGGCTCAAGAACGATATACGGCGTCCTGATGTCATCTTTTCTTTTCTATGTAATGCCCATGGTGATTAGCGCGCCTTTTGTGAAGGACTTATTCCTTTCGGTGGTTGTCGGCTCGGCAATGTCGGGCTTTGGCATTGCGCTGGTGCTCTCGCAGGGAGGAAGTATGGGAGGAACGGATATTGTCGCCATGATTGTGAACAAGTATCGGAATATTTCTCCAGGCAGAATCATGCTATATTGTGATGTGTTGATTATTTCGGCCTCTTTTTTAGTGCTGAAAAAGGTAGAAGCCGTGGTGTACGCAGGGGTAATCATGTTTGTGATCTCCTATATGGTGGATCTGGTACTTACTGGGGAGAAGCAATCGGTGCAGGTGATGGTTTTCTCAGAACATGAAGAGGAAATTGCTTCGCAGATCAGTAAAAGATTTAACCGTGGGCTGACAGTCATTCATGGTCGGGGCTACTTTACCAATAAGGAGCGACAAATTTTGATGATTATGGCGCGAAAGGCGGAAACCAACGGACTGCTTGATATTATCACCAGTGCCGACCCGAAAGCTTTTGTTTCTGTGGGGCAGGTTATGGGGGTTTACGGCGAAGGTTTTGAAGCCTACCGCAGATAA
- the polA gene encoding DNA polymerase I translates to MPSNKLFLLDAMALIYRAHFAFSKNPRINSKGFSTGAVLGFTNTLLEVLRKEKPTHIGVAFDPPGPTFRHEEYVEYKAQRQETPEDIRMSIPIVKQLVQAFNIPILEVKGYEADDVIGTIAKKASKEDFEVFMMTPDKDYAQLVEDHIFLYKPAYMGNAVDVLGINEVLAKFDLDRVDQVIDYLGLMGDASDNIPGIPGVGPKTAVKYLKKYGSVEGLLENTHELKGKAKEKVEANKDQALLSKRLATIALDVPIAFDGEDLKLIPLNKEAVAEIFDEMEFRTLKRRVLGEDAPAAPTANTPAPPAPAAPSAGGQMDMFSQPQAKPQSQPAQMGLFDAAPKPKAAPKQTEAPNANPLEGHAVVAEKSSFEQSKKNYHMVSTAEERQSLCEYLLQQDEVCFDTETSSLDPLKAQLCGISFAYQANEAYYVHIPDETPELAQTVVEDFRAVFEHEQITKIGQNLKYDMLVLEKYNLQLKGPLFDTMIAHYLLSPDGKHGMDVMAENYLNYSPISFKSLTGKEKDKAKDGLFYKVPVDKRVNYAAEDADITLQLKQYFAPKLAEVASEDLMNGLEMPLLKVLEEMERNGVKINTDALADLSEELGAESKQIEDKIYAMAGKEFNIASPKQLGVILFDEMKLVDKPKKTKTGQYATGEEILSKLAKEHEICALILAFRELNKLKSTYVDALPELIAEDGLIHTSYRQAVAATGRLSSTNPNLQNIPIRTARGKEIRKAFVPRHEDHLILAIDYSQIELRIMAGFAQDQHMIQAFKNGEDIHRATAAKVFKVTPEEVDSDMRRKAKTANFGIIYGISAFGLSERLNIPRGEASDIIKAYFEEFPAVKAYMDRVVNEAREQGYVETIMKRRRYLRDINSRNATVRGFAERNAINAPIQGSAADIIKKAMINIAAWMRSENLQSKMIMQVHDELVFDVHKEELEKVKEKVTELMENAIEFEVPLLVEAGVGENWLQAH, encoded by the coding sequence ATGCCATCCAATAAACTTTTCTTGCTTGATGCAATGGCGCTGATTTACCGTGCGCACTTTGCCTTCAGCAAAAACCCACGAATCAATTCCAAAGGTTTCAGTACTGGTGCTGTCCTTGGATTTACCAATACTTTACTCGAAGTACTGAGAAAAGAAAAGCCCACCCATATTGGTGTTGCCTTCGATCCGCCAGGCCCGACTTTTCGCCATGAGGAGTATGTTGAGTACAAAGCACAACGGCAGGAAACCCCAGAGGACATCCGCATGTCTATTCCGATTGTCAAGCAGTTGGTGCAGGCTTTCAACATTCCCATCCTTGAAGTAAAAGGCTACGAAGCCGATGATGTAATTGGAACCATTGCCAAGAAAGCATCAAAGGAAGATTTCGAAGTATTTATGATGACGCCGGACAAGGATTATGCCCAACTTGTTGAAGATCACATATTTTTGTACAAACCTGCCTATATGGGCAATGCTGTTGATGTGCTCGGCATCAATGAAGTTTTGGCTAAATTTGACCTCGACCGCGTTGATCAAGTGATTGACTACCTCGGCCTGATGGGAGATGCTTCCGACAATATTCCAGGCATTCCTGGGGTTGGGCCAAAAACAGCCGTGAAGTACCTGAAAAAATATGGATCAGTAGAAGGCTTGCTGGAAAATACCCACGAGCTGAAGGGCAAGGCCAAAGAAAAGGTGGAAGCCAATAAAGATCAGGCCCTGCTCTCCAAAAGGCTGGCCACTATTGCCCTCGATGTACCGATTGCCTTTGATGGGGAAGACCTGAAACTTATCCCGCTGAACAAAGAGGCTGTCGCTGAAATTTTCGATGAAATGGAATTCCGCACCCTCAAGCGCCGAGTACTCGGTGAGGATGCTCCCGCAGCGCCTACGGCCAATACACCTGCGCCTCCTGCTCCTGCAGCACCTTCCGCAGGGGGGCAAATGGACATGTTCAGCCAACCACAGGCAAAACCTCAGTCTCAGCCCGCGCAAATGGGCTTGTTTGATGCCGCACCGAAGCCCAAGGCCGCGCCGAAGCAAACGGAGGCACCCAATGCCAACCCCTTGGAGGGACATGCCGTGGTGGCGGAGAAAAGCAGCTTTGAGCAGTCGAAGAAAAACTATCACATGGTGAGCACGGCAGAAGAACGCCAAAGCCTTTGTGAATATTTGCTCCAACAGGATGAGGTTTGCTTCGATACAGAAACAAGTTCCCTCGACCCGCTGAAAGCACAACTTTGCGGAATCTCTTTCGCTTATCAGGCCAATGAAGCCTATTACGTACATATTCCTGATGAAACACCTGAACTGGCTCAGACGGTCGTTGAGGATTTCAGGGCGGTGTTTGAGCATGAGCAGATCACCAAGATTGGCCAGAACCTCAAGTACGATATGCTGGTGTTGGAAAAGTACAACCTTCAGCTTAAAGGGCCATTGTTCGATACCATGATCGCTCACTACCTGTTATCACCAGATGGCAAGCACGGCATGGACGTCATGGCTGAAAATTACCTGAACTACAGCCCAATTTCTTTTAAATCCCTCACGGGGAAAGAAAAAGACAAAGCCAAAGATGGGCTCTTCTATAAAGTGCCCGTCGATAAGCGTGTCAATTATGCTGCCGAGGACGCTGACATTACTTTACAGCTAAAGCAATACTTTGCCCCTAAACTGGCTGAAGTAGCCTCAGAGGACCTGATGAACGGCCTGGAGATGCCTTTACTGAAAGTATTGGAAGAAATGGAGCGTAACGGTGTCAAGATCAATACTGATGCCCTTGCGGATTTGTCTGAAGAACTGGGTGCCGAGAGCAAACAGATTGAAGATAAAATCTACGCTATGGCGGGAAAAGAATTCAATATCGCTTCCCCAAAACAACTCGGGGTCATCCTCTTCGATGAGATGAAACTGGTGGATAAACCAAAAAAGACCAAAACGGGGCAATATGCCACTGGGGAGGAGATTTTATCCAAACTGGCCAAAGAACATGAAATCTGTGCTTTGATTCTCGCATTTCGGGAACTGAACAAACTGAAGTCCACTTATGTAGATGCCCTGCCCGAGCTGATTGCCGAGGATGGCCTCATTCATACTTCCTACCGACAGGCAGTTGCCGCCACAGGACGACTGAGTTCTACCAACCCCAATTTGCAAAATATCCCGATCAGAACTGCAAGGGGTAAGGAAATCCGCAAGGCTTTTGTTCCTCGCCACGAAGACCACCTGATCCTCGCCATTGACTACTCCCAGATTGAGTTGCGCATTATGGCGGGTTTTGCACAGGATCAGCACATGATTCAAGCCTTTAAAAATGGGGAAGATATTCACCGTGCTACCGCAGCGAAAGTGTTCAAGGTAACGCCAGAAGAAGTGGACAGCGACATGCGCCGTAAAGCCAAAACGGCCAACTTTGGGATTATCTATGGTATTTCGGCTTTCGGGCTTTCCGAAAGGCTCAATATTCCGAGGGGCGAAGCTTCTGACATTATCAAGGCGTACTTTGAAGAATTTCCCGCAGTAAAGGCCTATATGGACCGTGTAGTGAATGAGGCCCGCGAACAGGGCTATGTGGAAACCATTATGAAGCGTCGTCGATACCTCAGGGACATTAACTCGCGGAATGCCACCGTGCGCGGTTTTGCCGAACGAAACGCCATCAATGCACCGATTCAGGGATCTGCTGCCGACATCATCAAAAAAGCAATGATCAATATTGCCGCATGGATGCGATCAGAAAATTTGCAGTCAAAAATGATCATGCAGGTACATGATGAATTGGTTTTTGATGTACACAAAGAGGAGCTGGAAAAGGTCAAGGAGAAAGTAACAGAACTGATGGAAAATGCCATTGAGTTTGAAGTACCGCTACTGGTGGAAGCTGGTGTCGGCGAGAACTGGCTGCAGGCTCATTAA
- a CDS encoding glycosyltransferase family 2 protein: MKLSIITVVFNAKSLFELTHQSVICQSFQDFEYVVIDGQSTDGFVEALPNYEGIDQWISEPDKGIYDAMNKGLALAKGDYVLFLNAGDCLLSESSLQSVFDHLPPATDIIFAETMMVDDARHHLGLRSELTSRKLPQVLNKNAFAEGMVVCHQAFMPKRSLCEPYNLAYRHSADYNWCLEILSKSKQCKRFETPLVEYLVGGHSAKHLKASLKERWAIMKNHYGWMGTVKAHLFIAARTLGRKFHGQQNQW; the protein is encoded by the coding sequence TTGAAGTTGTCCATTATTACGGTTGTTTTTAACGCCAAATCTTTATTTGAGCTCACCCATCAGAGTGTCATTTGCCAAAGCTTTCAGGATTTTGAATATGTGGTGATTGATGGACAATCAACCGATGGCTTTGTGGAAGCACTGCCCAATTATGAAGGGATTGATCAGTGGATTTCCGAGCCCGATAAAGGCATTTATGATGCGATGAACAAAGGGCTGGCGTTGGCCAAGGGCGATTATGTCCTTTTTCTGAATGCTGGCGATTGCCTGCTTTCTGAAAGCAGCCTGCAATCGGTTTTTGATCACCTCCCCCCTGCCACAGATATTATATTTGCGGAAACAATGATGGTGGATGATGCCCGCCACCACCTCGGGCTTCGCTCCGAACTGACCAGTCGAAAGTTACCTCAAGTCTTGAACAAGAATGCCTTTGCGGAAGGAATGGTCGTGTGCCATCAGGCTTTTATGCCTAAGCGCAGCCTGTGTGAGCCTTATAACCTTGCTTATCGCCATAGTGCAGACTACAATTGGTGTTTAGAAATTTTGAGCAAGAGCAAGCAATGTAAGCGCTTTGAAACGCCACTGGTGGAATATCTTGTGGGTGGGCATTCTGCCAAACACCTGAAAGCAAGCTTGAAAGAGCGGTGGGCCATCATGAAAAATCATTATGGATGGATGGGGACGGTAAAGGCGCACCTGTTTATTGCTGCCCGAACTTTGGGGCGCAAATTCCACGGTCAGCAAAATCAGTGGTAA